The nucleotide window GAGTGTCCCGCAATGAAGGTTTCCCGTATCGCCGCGACCGGTGCCGTCGCCGCCTCCGCCGTTCTCGTCCTGTCCGGACCCGCGTTCGCGCACGTCAGCGTGCAGCCCGAGGGCACGGCCGCCAAGGGCGGCTACGCGACGGTCAACTTCAAGGTGCCGAACGAGCGCGACAACGCCTCGACCACCAAGCTGGAGATCAATTTCCCGGCCGACCACCCGCTCGCCTCGGTCATGCCGCAGCCCGTCGACGGCTGGGACGTCAAGGTCACCGAGTCCAAGCTCGACAAGCCGCTCGAACTGCACGGCGAGAAGATCAACAAGGCCGTCACCAAGGTCACCTGGACCGCGGACGGCAAGGGCATCGAGCCCGGCTACTTCCAGAAGTTCCCGCTCTCCATCGGCGCGCTGCCCGAGGACACCGACGAACTGGTGTTCAAGGCGATCCAGACGTACTCCAACAAGGAGGTCGTGCGCTGGATCGAGACCCAGGAGGACGGCGAGGAGGAGCCCGAGACGCCGGCTCCGGTGCTCGCGCTGTCCGCGGCCACCGACGACCACCACGGGGCCGCCGCCTCCGACGACGACGCCGATGCCGACGCCGACGCCGAGAAGAGCGACGACACGAAGGCCGCCGCCGACACCACCGAGGCCGCCGACACCGACAGCAGCGACACCACGGCCCGCGTGCTGGGCGTCGTGGGCATCGTCGTCGGCGTGGCGGGCGTGGCGTTCGGTGTTCTCGCCGGCCGTCGGCGTACCAACGCCTAAGTCCAGTCCGACCGACCGACCCAACGTCGGACGCCCCACCGGAACCCCCGGCCGGCCCTTGCCGGCCGGGGGCCCGGGCCCGTGCCTCACGGCCGGGTGCGGCGTCCCCGGGAGAATGCACTATGCGCAAGAAGACCCATGTCGTGGCGGCTCTGCTCGCCGCGGCCGCTCTGACTCTTTCCGCCTGCGGCAGCGGTGACAGCGACAGCGGCAACAGCGTCGCCGAGGTGTCCGAGGAGGCCGGCTCCGACAAGGCCGCCACCGTCCTCGACAAGCCGTTCGAAAAGCCCGACCTCGTCCTCACCGACACCCAGGGCGAGAAGTACGACCTCCGCGAGGCGACCCAGGGCAAGCCGACACTCGTCTACTTCGGCTACACCAACTGCCCCGACGTCTGCCCGCTGACGATGAACAACATCGCCGTCGCCAAGAAGCAACTGGCCCAGGACAAGCAGCTGTCCCAGAAGGAGAAGGACTCGCTCCGCGTCGTGTTCGTCACGACCGACCCGGAACGCGACACCTCCGCCGCGCTCGGCAAGTGGCTCAAGGGCATCGATCCCGACGTCGTCGGCCTGACCGGTTCGTTCGACACGATCCAGGCGGGTGCCCGCACGCTCGGCATCTCCATCGAGGCGCCGACGAAGGACAAGGACGGCAAGGTCACGTCGATGCACGGCACGCAGGTCATCGCCTTCTCGCCGAAGACCGACGCCGGGTACGTGCTGTACGGCGAGGACGCCACCGTCGACGACTACACCAAGGATTTCCCCGCGCTGATCAGGGGCGAGAAGCCGTGACACGTCGCACGGCGGCCGCGGCCGCCCTGGTACTGGCCGGCGCACTGGCCCTGGCGGGCTGCGGGGACGCGGACTCCGACGGGTCGGGGGGTTCGGGAACCTCGGGAAGCGACCTGTCGGTGACCTCCGTCTACATGCCGCAGCCGGTCTCGGACTCCATGGCGGCCGGTTTCCTGGTCATCGCCAACGACGGCGGCTCCGGCGACAGGCTGACCTCCGTCACCAGCGACGTCGCCGGCGAGGTCACCATCCACACGACCGTCGGGCAGACGATGGAGCAGGTGAAGGACCTCGGCATCCCCGCCCACGGCAAGCTCGTCCTGGCGAGCGGTGGCGACCACCTCATGTTCGAGAAACTCCGGCGCAAGCCGAAGGAGGGCGACACGGTGTCCCTGGAGCTGCACTTCACGGGGTCCGGGCCGATCAAGGTCGAGATGCCGGTGAAGTCCGCCACCTACCAGCCGTCGTCGGCGACGAATTCGTCCGCGCGGTCGTCCACGCGGTCGTCCACGCGGTCGTCCGCGTACCTGTCCGCGTACCTGTCCACGACATCGCACCACTGAGGGAGGGACCACCGTTGAGCCAGACCACCGCTCCCCGCGTGCGGACGCTGCTGTTGCTGCTGCTCGCCGTCGTCGGCGCGCTTCTCGCCGGGGCCGCGCCCGTCTCCGCGCACGCCGCACTGACCGGGAGCGACCCCCAGCAGGGAGCGGTGGTCGCCGAGGCGCCCGCCCAGGTGTCGCTCACCTTCTCCGAGCAGGTCGCGATGTCCGACGGCTCGGTGCGCGTGCTCGATCCCAAGGGCAAGCGCGTCGACACCGGCAGGACGTCCGGGCAGGGCGGCAACACCTACGCGGTGAAGCTGCACTCCGGCCTGCCCGACGGCACGTTCACCGTCACCTACCAGGTGGTGTCGGCGGACAGCCACCCCGTCTCCGGCGCCTTCACCTTCTCCATCGGGGCGCCCTCGAAGACCACCGTCGCCGTGTCCGACCAGGAGGCCGGCGGCGGGATCGTGGGCGGCCTCTACGGCTTCGCCCGCTATGTGTCGTACACCGGTTTCATCCTCCTCGTCGGCGGCTCGGCCTTCGTGCTGGCCTGCTGGCAGGGGGGCTCCGGCGTACGGGCGGTGCAGCGGCTCGTGGTCTCGGGGTGGCTCGCCCTGACCGGGGCCACGCTCGCCATGCTGCTGCTGCGCGGCTCGTACACCGGTTCGGGGAAGGTCGGGGACATCTTCGACCTGAACCTCCTCAGCCAGGTGCTGCAGACCAAGACGGGCGCCGCCCTGGTGTCGCGGCTGCTGCTGCTCGCGGCGGCCGCGCTGTTCATCGCCGTGCTCTTCGGGGCGTACGAGAAGCGCGAGGACGACGAGGAGAAGAACGACCTGACCTTCGGGCTCGCCATCGGCGGGTCCGTCGTGGCGGCCGGTCTCGCCGCCACGTGGGCGATGGCCGAGCACGCCTCGACCGGTCTGCAGGCGGGCATCGCGATGCCCGCCGACGTACTGCACCTGCTGGCCGTCGCGGTCTGGCTCGGGGGGCTGTCGACACTGCTCGTGGTGCTCTACCGCACCCCGTCGTCGATCGAGGCGTCCGCCGTACGCCGCTTCTCCCGCGTCGCGTTCGGCAGCGTGGCCGTACTGGTCGTCACCGGCGTCTATCAGTCGTGGCGGCAGGTCGGTACGTGGTCCGCGCTCACGGGGACGGGGTACGGACAGCTGCTGATGATCAAGGTCGCCCTGGTGGTCGTCCTCGTCGGCATCGCGTGGTTCTCACGGCGCTGGACCGGTCTGCTGGCGCAGGCACCCGTCAAGGAGCCAGCGAAGGTCCCGGTCGGTGCCTCGGCCTCGAAGAAGTCGAACGGCTCGAAGGGACCGAAAGGGCCGAAGGGTCCGAAGGGTCCGAAGGGATCCACCGGATCGAAAGAGTCCGGCGAGTCGAAGGGGTCCGGCGGGCCGCAGCGATCCGACGGCTCCGGGAGCTCCAGGGGCTCCGGGAGCTCCGACGGCTCCACGGGGCGTCCGGACAAGAAGGCAGCGGTCTCCGACGGTGGGGACGGCAAGCGGGCCGCCCAGCTGGCGCGGCAGCGGGCCGCGGTGGCCACCACGCGGGAGAAGCGCCTGCGGGACGCCGACCCGCTCCGCTCGGGTCTGCGCCGCTCGGTACTCGGCGAGGCGGGTGTCGCGATCGTCCTGCTGGCCGTCACCACGGTGCTGACCTCCACCGAGCCCGGGCGTACGGAGGAGGAGGCCAAGGCCACCGCCGCCGCCTCGGAACAGACCGGCGGGGCGCTGTCGCTGGACATCCCGTTCGACACGGGCGGCCAGGACGGCAAGGGCATAGCCCGCGTCGAACTGGACCCGGCCCGCGTCGGCGGCAACGACATGCACGTCTACGTGGAGCGGGCCAACGGCAAAGCCTTCGACGTCCCCGAGGTCAAGATCGCCTTCACACTGAAGGCGAAGGACATCGGGCCGCTGCCCGTGGTCCCCGACCGCATCGCCACCGGACACTGGACGGCGAGCGGGGTGCAGATCCCGATGGCGGGCAGCTGGCAGATCGCGGTGACCGTGCGCACCTCCGACATCGACCAGGTGACCGTGGACAAGAACGCGCAGATCGGCTGAACGACACCATGGCTGAACAGGCTGAACAACCCACTCCCGAGCCCTCCTCCAAGAGCGTCGTCTCGCGGCGGCGCCTGCTCGGCACCGCTGGCGCGACAGGCCTCGCGCTGGGCGCCGCGGGGGGCGCCGCCGGGTACGCCGCCGCACCCGCCGTGCCCGCCGCCGACCGGACCGCGCTCCTCAGTTCGGTGGGCGCGGACGAGGTGATGTTTCACGGGAAACATCAGCCGGGCATCACGACCGCCCTCCAGGCCCGCGGCCACCTCGTCGCCTTCGACCTGCGCGCGGGCGCCGGCCGCAGGGAGGCGGCGGCCCTGCTGCGGCGCTGGTCCACGACGGCGCGGCGGCTGATGGCGGGCGAGGCGTCCGCGAGCGGGGACACCGGCGTGGCGCGTGACGCCGGGCCGTCGTCCCTCACGGTCACCTTCGGCTTCGGCCACAGCTTCTTCGCCCGTACGGGGCTGGAGAAGCGGCGCCCGGTCGCGCTCGACCCGCTGCCCGACTTCTCCTCGGACCACCTCGACAAGGCCCGCAGCAACGGCGACCTGTGGGTGCAGATCGGTGCGAACGACTCCCTCGTCGCCTTCCACGCCCTGCGCGCGATCCAGCAGGACGCGGGCGACGCGGCCCGGGTGCGCTGGCAGATGAACGGCTTCAACCGCTCGCCCGGCGCCACCACCCGTCCGATGACGACCCGCAACCTGATGGGGCAGATCGACGGCACGCGCAACCCCAAGCCGTCGGAGCCCGACTTCGACCGGCGGATCTTCGTGCCCGACGCGGGCGACCCGTCCTGGATGGCGGGCGGCTCGTACGCCGTCGTACGCCGGATCCGGATGCTCCTCGACGACTGGGAGAAGCTCTCGGTCAAGGATCAGGAGGACGTGATCGGACGCCGGAAGTCCGACGGCGCGGCACTGTCCGGCGGCACCGAGGCGACCGCGATGGACCTGGAGAAGACCGGCGGCGACGGCAGACTCGTGGTGCCCGTCAACGCGCACGCCCGGATCACCCGGCCCGACGAGAACGGCGGCGCGGCGATGCTCCGCCGGCCCTTCTCCTTCCACGACGGCATCGACGCGGACGGGGTGCCGGACGCGGGCCTGCTCTTCGTGTGCTGGCAGGCCGACCCGTTGCGCGGCTTCGTCCCGGTGCAGCGCAAGCTCGACCGCGGGGACGCGCTGTCCGCCTTCATCCGGCATGAGTCGAGCGGACTGTTCGCGGTGCCCGGCGGGGCGACGGAGGGGGA belongs to Streptomyces sp. V3I8 and includes:
- the efeB gene encoding iron uptake transporter deferrochelatase/peroxidase subunit is translated as MAEQAEQPTPEPSSKSVVSRRRLLGTAGATGLALGAAGGAAGYAAAPAVPAADRTALLSSVGADEVMFHGKHQPGITTALQARGHLVAFDLRAGAGRREAAALLRRWSTTARRLMAGEASASGDTGVARDAGPSSLTVTFGFGHSFFARTGLEKRRPVALDPLPDFSSDHLDKARSNGDLWVQIGANDSLVAFHALRAIQQDAGDAARVRWQMNGFNRSPGATTRPMTTRNLMGQIDGTRNPKPSEPDFDRRIFVPDAGDPSWMAGGSYAVVRRIRMLLDDWEKLSVKDQEDVIGRRKSDGAALSGGTEATAMDLEKTGGDGRLVVPVNAHARITRPDENGGAAMLRRPFSFHDGIDADGVPDAGLLFVCWQADPLRGFVPVQRKLDRGDALSAFIRHESSGLFAVPGGATEGEYVGQELLEG
- a CDS encoding YcnI family protein, which translates into the protein MKVSRIAATGAVAASAVLVLSGPAFAHVSVQPEGTAAKGGYATVNFKVPNERDNASTTKLEINFPADHPLASVMPQPVDGWDVKVTESKLDKPLELHGEKINKAVTKVTWTADGKGIEPGYFQKFPLSIGALPEDTDELVFKAIQTYSNKEVVRWIETQEDGEEEPETPAPVLALSAATDDHHGAAASDDDADADADAEKSDDTKAAADTTEAADTDSSDTTARVLGVVGIVVGVAGVAFGVLAGRRRTNA
- a CDS encoding SCO family protein; its protein translation is MRKKTHVVAALLAAAALTLSACGSGDSDSGNSVAEVSEEAGSDKAATVLDKPFEKPDLVLTDTQGEKYDLREATQGKPTLVYFGYTNCPDVCPLTMNNIAVAKKQLAQDKQLSQKEKDSLRVVFVTTDPERDTSAALGKWLKGIDPDVVGLTGSFDTIQAGARTLGISIEAPTKDKDGKVTSMHGTQVIAFSPKTDAGYVLYGEDATVDDYTKDFPALIRGEKP
- a CDS encoding copper resistance CopC/CopD family protein, which produces MSQTTAPRVRTLLLLLLAVVGALLAGAAPVSAHAALTGSDPQQGAVVAEAPAQVSLTFSEQVAMSDGSVRVLDPKGKRVDTGRTSGQGGNTYAVKLHSGLPDGTFTVTYQVVSADSHPVSGAFTFSIGAPSKTTVAVSDQEAGGGIVGGLYGFARYVSYTGFILLVGGSAFVLACWQGGSGVRAVQRLVVSGWLALTGATLAMLLLRGSYTGSGKVGDIFDLNLLSQVLQTKTGAALVSRLLLLAAAALFIAVLFGAYEKREDDEEKNDLTFGLAIGGSVVAAGLAATWAMAEHASTGLQAGIAMPADVLHLLAVAVWLGGLSTLLVVLYRTPSSIEASAVRRFSRVAFGSVAVLVVTGVYQSWRQVGTWSALTGTGYGQLLMIKVALVVVLVGIAWFSRRWTGLLAQAPVKEPAKVPVGASASKKSNGSKGPKGPKGPKGPKGSTGSKESGESKGSGGPQRSDGSGSSRGSGSSDGSTGRPDKKAAVSDGGDGKRAAQLARQRAAVATTREKRLRDADPLRSGLRRSVLGEAGVAIVLLAVTTVLTSTEPGRTEEEAKATAAASEQTGGALSLDIPFDTGGQDGKGIARVELDPARVGGNDMHVYVERANGKAFDVPEVKIAFTLKAKDIGPLPVVPDRIATGHWTASGVQIPMAGSWQIAVTVRTSDIDQVTVDKNAQIG